A single window of Fibrobacter succinogenes DNA harbors:
- a CDS encoding TonB-dependent receptor, with translation MNIYKRMRFVLACAAVLTVAVFAQDDEVTQFDDFADDNESPAISTDAANVSANGAAATNSSANSEDVTKLDLLSVETESEAEQAAIAKQVETVSTIDAAELQNTSKTVSKAINSASGVKVRKSGGMGSEGKINIRGMEGKNIKVLVNGVPVETQGNLGLDDIPIDQIADIEVYKGYIPARFATDGAGGAINIVTKKRPTNSVDASYSLSSFNTHKASVAASHLIDSIAGDASLETGVSGYFNHSDNDYEFTSPYMKSSTGADTSVVRDHDHYTSYNVQAFANLINAWFDQVSLGVSFGAFDKQIQGVDNRIVESRAEGYNFGVSLGLDKKNFFAKNLNFSDYFSFGFAENKIIDTSRVHCRNWFSCDTAQKNVGELVSMGLPRLRTVQVHDFNNLLNFDYQFIKDQKIYWNTLIKYHKENPEDDYGAKMAQFNTAGLPGEVFSITTGLSLENNFFDSRLQNLLGFKFHYMKAEISNMPTSLLIEPAVESNDYNDFSYDESLMFKVANMLSVKVSYQHAVRLPTPEELFGDGIRVSAATSLKPEQADNFNFGISVDLQELPLVTRLRFDGDVFYSYYKDKIHYMSSAQMSTPYFNMNPIRAWGYEGDVKLDVNEWILLGTNWTFQDLRNMKYTAKQGVPKDAIVPNIPRFFMNYLAEFHIGDLFSKEDFLKVWWSANYTDEYFYGWKISSRQNRKINASFTQDIGVEYSLWDNKLGWSFEVDNITDSESFDKFGESKPGRSFATKIRYSFR, from the coding sequence ATGAATATCTATAAAAGAATGAGATTTGTGCTTGCTTGTGCCGCAGTTTTGACTGTGGCTGTTTTTGCGCAAGATGATGAAGTGACGCAATTCGATGATTTTGCGGATGATAATGAAAGTCCGGCGATTAGCACGGATGCTGCGAATGTCTCGGCGAATGGTGCCGCAGCTACGAACTCCTCTGCAAATTCGGAAGATGTCACAAAACTGGATTTGCTTTCGGTCGAGACGGAATCCGAGGCGGAACAGGCTGCTATTGCAAAACAGGTGGAAACGGTTTCTACGATTGATGCTGCTGAATTGCAAAATACGAGCAAGACAGTTTCTAAGGCTATTAATTCTGCGTCTGGCGTGAAAGTGCGCAAGTCTGGCGGAATGGGTAGCGAAGGCAAAATCAATATTCGCGGAATGGAAGGCAAGAACATTAAGGTGCTTGTCAACGGCGTTCCTGTCGAAACGCAGGGAAATTTGGGACTTGACGATATTCCCATTGATCAAATTGCAGATATTGAAGTTTATAAGGGCTACATTCCGGCGCGTTTTGCAACGGATGGCGCGGGTGGTGCCATTAACATTGTGACCAAGAAACGTCCGACAAATTCTGTGGATGCTTCTTACAGTCTTTCGAGCTTCAATACGCATAAAGCTTCCGTTGCCGCAAGCCATTTGATTGATAGCATTGCTGGTGATGCAAGCCTTGAAACTGGCGTGTCCGGTTACTTTAACCATTCCGATAACGATTATGAATTCACTTCGCCGTACATGAAGAGCTCTACAGGCGCGGATACGAGCGTTGTTCGCGATCACGACCATTATACCTCTTACAATGTGCAGGCTTTTGCGAATTTGATAAATGCTTGGTTTGACCAGGTTTCGCTCGGCGTAAGCTTTGGTGCATTTGACAAGCAAATTCAAGGTGTTGATAATCGCATTGTAGAATCCAGAGCCGAAGGCTATAATTTTGGAGTTTCGCTTGGACTTGACAAGAAGAACTTCTTTGCGAAAAATTTGAATTTCAGTGACTATTTTTCGTTTGGTTTTGCAGAAAATAAAATCATCGATACTAGCCGAGTCCATTGCCGCAACTGGTTTAGCTGCGATACGGCACAAAAGAATGTGGGCGAACTCGTATCCATGGGACTCCCAAGATTGCGTACGGTGCAAGTGCACGATTTCAACAACTTGCTGAATTTTGATTACCAGTTTATTAAGGATCAAAAGATTTATTGGAATACGCTCATCAAGTACCACAAGGAAAATCCTGAAGACGATTACGGCGCTAAAATGGCCCAGTTTAACACGGCGGGGCTTCCGGGAGAAGTTTTTTCGATAACGACGGGACTTTCTCTTGAAAATAATTTCTTTGATTCGCGACTCCAGAATCTTCTCGGTTTCAAGTTCCATTACATGAAGGCTGAAATTTCGAATATGCCGACGAGCCTTCTGATTGAACCTGCGGTTGAATCGAATGATTACAATGATTTTAGTTACGATGAAAGCTTGATGTTCAAGGTGGCAAATATGCTTTCTGTGAAGGTTTCGTATCAGCATGCCGTGCGCTTGCCGACTCCGGAAGAACTTTTTGGCGATGGCATTCGCGTGAGTGCGGCGACAAGTCTTAAGCCCGAACAGGCTGATAATTTCAACTTTGGAATTTCTGTAGACTTGCAAGAATTGCCGCTTGTGACAAGGCTCCGCTTTGATGGTGATGTATTTTATTCGTACTACAAGGATAAAATCCATTACATGAGTTCGGCACAGATGTCTACGCCTTACTTTAACATGAATCCGATTCGTGCCTGGGGCTATGAAGGTGATGTAAAGTTAGATGTCAACGAATGGATTTTGCTCGGAACGAATTGGACTTTCCAAGATTTGCGCAATATGAAATATACGGCAAAACAGGGGGTCCCTAAGGATGCGATTGTGCCGAATATCCCGAGGTTCTTTATGAATTATCTTGCGGAATTCCATATTGGTGATTTGTTTAGCAAGGAAGATTTTTTGAAAGTTTGGTGGTCTGCAAATTATACGGATGAATATTTCTACGGCTGGAAAATTAGCTCTCGCCAGAACCGTAAAATTAACGCTTCGTTCACGCAAGATATTGGTGTTGAATATTCCCTTTGGGATAATAAACTGGGCTGGAGCTTTGAAGTTGATAATATCACGGATAGCGAATCGTTCGATAAGTTTGGTGAAAGTAAACCGGGTAGAAGCTTTGCAACAAAGATTCGCTATAGCTTTAGATAG
- a CDS encoding FeoA family protein, translated as MCLSELQENQKGLIQKINGDSRFVSRVVSMGLSPSSSFLVLQNDGRSPVLVYSHDTMIAINRKESAQIDVEMA; from the coding sequence ATGTGTTTGTCTGAATTACAGGAAAATCAAAAGGGTTTGATTCAAAAGATTAATGGGGATTCTCGTTTTGTTTCTCGTGTGGTTTCAATGGGACTCTCGCCGAGCAGCTCTTTTTTGGTACTGCAAAATGATGGTCGTTCGCCTGTGCTTGTGTATTCGCACGATACGATGATTGCGATTAACCGCAAGGAAAGCGCTCAGATTGATGTGGAGATGGCATGA
- the feoB gene encoding ferrous iron transport protein B, translating to MKTIALLGQPNSGKSTLFNALTGSHQHVGNWPGKTVERAEGYFTFDEEVYRVVDLPGSYGLTANSAEEVVTRNFVEQGNADIVCIIVDASQLERSLYMLADFAGIERPVMLVLNMMDVAEQKGKKIDVLKIQSLLNIPVLGFTASNLEGYSNFFNTLKRAIEKPSKISSEKIREKALANVSDSRESSPVLKLEKLLECLDFGNREKFWIVSKLLENDALVCAEVETTVSSELWRGIKKVLDDEGSNGGLITGEAKYRFISETLREVTAASEKTAKLSRFDKMATHRIWGKFVAFFILVLTLAVSMMIAVPIIMGCFGLQGVVEPLVNNALGAWPAVSSFVNSVIVGGLAVTVAMMGFVFAILVTFGLMEDTGYLARSSYVFDSWLSRLGLHGKAFMPLVSGLACTGGAVCGTRVLDTRGQRLFAMVLLWSIPCGSKVAVVLFLASVFFGSAAPLFGVIYVALIFASFWISSKLFGNKLMPVNERVGMIMELPPYHKPHWKILLKTVCRNVWEVFKKAIIVIWSISLVFWILSYSTDGLVAHSLLYRIGNFIEPFTQIFGMRWQLFISYLGGVFSKEASLGVMSVVFSSSTDAFSLIARNEAGANLGEMMRAAVSLPEALAFIFASMFNVPCVLTMGTTYRETHSLKWTATIAGYYFAISLGLAFIVYHIALWVL from the coding sequence ATGAAAACGATAGCTTTGCTTGGCCAGCCGAATTCTGGTAAATCAACGCTTTTTAATGCATTGACAGGCTCGCATCAGCATGTCGGTAACTGGCCTGGAAAAACCGTTGAAAGGGCCGAGGGCTATTTCACGTTTGATGAAGAAGTTTATCGTGTTGTTGATTTGCCGGGTAGCTATGGGCTTACGGCAAACTCTGCCGAAGAAGTTGTAACGCGAAATTTTGTGGAACAGGGCAATGCCGATATCGTCTGCATTATCGTTGATGCGTCGCAGTTGGAACGTAGTCTTTACATGCTCGCAGATTTTGCAGGGATTGAACGCCCCGTGATGCTTGTGCTCAACATGATGGATGTTGCTGAGCAGAAAGGTAAAAAGATTGATGTTCTAAAAATTCAAAGTCTTTTGAATATTCCAGTGCTTGGATTTACGGCTTCGAATTTGGAAGGCTATTCGAATTTCTTTAATACTTTGAAAAGGGCAATTGAAAAGCCTTCGAAAATTTCGTCGGAAAAAATTCGCGAAAAGGCTTTGGCGAATGTATCGGATAGTCGTGAATCCTCGCCAGTTTTGAAACTCGAAAAGTTGCTTGAATGCTTGGATTTTGGCAATCGCGAAAAGTTCTGGATTGTGTCGAAGCTTTTGGAAAATGATGCGCTTGTCTGTGCAGAAGTAGAAACTACGGTCAGCTCGGAGCTTTGGCGCGGTATCAAGAAAGTTCTTGATGATGAAGGTTCGAATGGCGGGCTTATCACGGGTGAAGCGAAGTACCGCTTTATTTCGGAAACGCTTCGCGAAGTCACTGCGGCTAGCGAAAAAACGGCAAAGCTTTCTCGCTTTGACAAGATGGCTACGCATCGCATTTGGGGAAAGTTTGTCGCATTCTTTATTTTAGTACTTACGCTTGCAGTAAGCATGATGATTGCGGTTCCGATTATTATGGGCTGCTTTGGTTTGCAGGGCGTTGTTGAACCGCTCGTGAACAATGCTCTTGGCGCATGGCCTGCTGTATCGTCGTTTGTGAACAGCGTTATTGTGGGCGGGCTTGCTGTGACTGTTGCCATGATGGGTTTTGTGTTTGCCATTCTCGTGACTTTTGGATTGATGGAAGATACGGGTTACTTGGCAAGATCTTCGTATGTGTTCGATTCTTGGCTTTCGCGCTTGGGCCTCCATGGAAAAGCTTTTATGCCTTTGGTTTCGGGGCTCGCTTGTACTGGCGGCGCTGTTTGCGGTACGCGTGTTCTTGATACGCGAGGACAGCGTTTGTTTGCAATGGTGCTTTTGTGGTCGATCCCGTGCGGCTCGAAAGTTGCTGTGGTGCTGTTCCTTGCTTCGGTCTTTTTCGGTTCGGCGGCTCCGCTGTTTGGCGTTATTTATGTGGCGTTGATTTTTGCTTCGTTCTGGATTTCGTCTAAGCTTTTCGGAAACAAGTTGATGCCTGTGAATGAACGCGTGGGCATGATTATGGAACTTCCGCCGTATCACAAGCCGCATTGGAAAATTTTGTTGAAGACGGTGTGCCGTAATGTATGGGAAGTCTTCAAAAAGGCGATTATCGTTATTTGGAGTATCTCGCTTGTCTTTTGGATTTTATCTTATTCAACAGATGGTCTTGTTGCGCATAGTCTTCTTTACCGTATTGGGAATTTTATTGAACCGTTTACGCAGATTTTTGGAATGCGTTGGCAACTCTTTATCTCGTATTTGGGCGGTGTCTTTAGCAAGGAAGCGTCTCTCGGCGTGATGAGTGTTGTTTTTTCGAGCTCTACCGATGCGTTCTCGTTAATTGCACGTAATGAAGCCGGTGCAAACCTCGGCGAAATGATGCGCGCGGCGGTATCGCTACCTGAAGCTCTTGCGTTTATATTTGCATCGATGTTCAATGTGCCTTGTGTGCTGACGATGGGTACAACGTATCGCGAAACGCATTCGCTCAAGTGGACAGCAACGATTGCAGGATATTATTTTGCGATTTCGTTGGGGCTTGCGTTTATCGTGTATCACATTGCACTTTGGGTGCTTTAG